The following proteins are co-located in the Enoplosus armatus isolate fEnoArm2 chromosome 8, fEnoArm2.hap1, whole genome shotgun sequence genome:
- the rpl10a gene encoding large ribosomal subunit protein uL1, producing the protein MSKVSRDTLYEAVKEVLQGSLAKPRKFTESVELQISLKNYDPQKDKRFSGTVRLKTLPRPKFSVCVLGDQQHCDEAKAAELPHMDIEALKKLNKNKKLVKKLAKKYDAFLASESLIKQIPRILGPGLNKAGKFPSLLTHNENMNTKVDEVKSTIKFQMKKVLCLAVAVGHVKMTEDELVYNIHLAVNFLVSLLKKNWQNVRALYVKSTMGKPQRLY; encoded by the exons ATGAG TAAGGTTTCCAGGGATACGTTGTATGAAGCCGTAAAGGAGGTATTGCAGGGCTCTCTGGCCAAGCCAAGGAA GTTTACGGAGTCTGTGGAGCTGCAGATCAGCTTGAAAAACTATGACCCCCAGAAGGACAAGCGTTTCTCCGGCACTGTCAG GCTGAAGACTCTCCCCAGGCCCAAgttctctgtttgtgtcctgGGAGACCAGCAGCATTGTGACGAGGCCAAAGCCGCTGAACTGCCACACATGGACATCGAGGCTCTTAAGAAGCtaaacaagaacaagaagctGGTCAAGAAGCTCG CCAAGAAGTACGATGCCTTCCTGGCCTCAGAGTCTCTGATCAAGCAGATCCCTCGTATCCTGGGTCCTGGGCTGAACAAGGCCGGCAAGTTCCCCTCCCTGCTCACCCACAACGAGAACATGAATACAAAGGTGGACGAGGTTAAATCCACCATCAAATTCCAGATGAAGAAG GTGCTCTGTCTGGCTGTTGCCGTAGGACATGTGAAGATGACGGAGGATGAGCTTGTGTACAACATCCACCTGGCTGTCAACTTCCTGGTGTCTCTGCTGAAGAAGAACTGGCAGAATGTGCGTGCCCTCTACGTCAAGAGCACCATGGGCAAACCCCAACGCCTCTACTAA